The Trichoderma asperellum chromosome 6, complete sequence region TTGCAAATGCTGTGAAAAGCGTGAACTCGCCCTCATTCTGAAATGTGATGAGATACTGCAATGAGCCCTACAATTTTGTAATGGTGCGTAAATGTATGGAGATCCTCTCATTGGATAAGCAAAGCCTGAGCTATTTTTACCTCAGCCTTATTTCTGATGACATAGCCTATATATAAGCATATCTCTCACCACTCTCTGCAGAGCTCCTCTTAAAATATGACATTGGCGATTTGAACGTTTTTTATATCTCACGTCTAGCGAATGTGGCTCAATGCGCCCCATATTGCAAGGATGTTTATTTACGATACGTGCTGCTCTATATACCATTGGCAGGTAGGCTCATTCCAGTTTACCCCACGGCATCTGCTACTTGTGACTGATTTCGGTTTAAAATAGCCGCGTATTTATCCCATATTCATCATAATCAACAACCGTAAGcctaatttaattttttttttaaaagatgcTATGGGCTATGGTGTGTTACTTACGTAGCCCTTGGAGGTTGATGACTGAATAGGAAACTGGTGCCTCTCCTCATTAGTTGCATCTGCGCTGTGCGAGTATGACTGCTTTATCAGCACGGCGACGTAAGCCAGGGCCTGCCTGTGACCACAAACCGACGTGGACGAACGAAAGCGCCGCGCACGTGTGACACACACTTTCACAGAGGATTTGGACACGTCGCTAGAAGGGTCAGCAGCTCTTCCATATCAGCAGCTACTCGGGAACCGCGAGCCAGAGCAATGCGCTGCTACCAAAGCTGGACGTGGCTGGCCAGTGGCTGATATGAAGGAGCCTGGCACGCAGGTATCGGTCTTAAGTCAAAAATCCGAGTTGAGAAACCAGATGCTTTTATAAGCTGCCGAGTGCTGGCCTTAGCTAACATTCATTCAATTCAATTGGCTGGTGATTGATAACAGCCCGTTAATCCGGCGATCGGACGTCGGACATCGGCGCAGAGACTATCCGGGCGTTCGGTTCAAGGTGAAAAAAACGTGACTTCGCGCCCCGGATGCGAGCTTTGTAAGCGTGGATTTAGGTCCAGATCGAAACTGGGTCGATGTTCACGTCACGATTCTCAGATAACGTATCTGCATCTCATCAGAGTTGAGTGCAACCGAGAAGAGTCGTTCTGTTTCGGGTTCCAGCGCTTATATAGAAGCCCTGGTGGCTTCTGCCGTGTCTCACCAAGTCGAACTGCCCTGTGACGGGCAGCCAACTGCGCATGTGACTCTCCTTTTTCTCGCCATGTCGACCGATGCCGTGACCCAGGCCGACGCCTCCGCGGCGTCTATGCAGGGCACAGAGCCCCTTGCCTGCGTTTCTTGCAGGGCGAGGAAGCTCAAGTGTGATCGGACGAAACCTGCCTGTACTCGCTGCGTCAAAGTAAACAACGAATGTGTGTATCCCGAGTCACGAAGGAAACCAACCTTTAAGCGGCGGAATGTCAAGGAGCTGGAAGCTCGATTAGGTACTTTATATCTGTCAAAAGCGCGTCATAGTGTGCAGGCTTACTCATTCTTTCATAGCTCAAGTTGAAGAATACCTCAAAGAGGTCAATAGGGGGGGCCATGACGACGGGGCAATTATTCTGGACGAGCCTGACATTACCCTGGGCGACCTTCCGTTTCCTGCTGATAATATTAGCCAGGATGCCAACACCTCTAGCACCGCATCAGATCCGAATTTGTCTTTTGATATACCACACCTTGCTGGCCAAGAGGATGGTACCGGCACCTTTATGAATGGTCAGTTAATGGGGCTAGGCATGTCTGAGACGCTGCCTCCCTTCGAGGTGATCGAGGAATTGTAAGCTGGatatttcttctcctcactATCTCTTTTGAGAGGGTAAATGCTAATAGTTGTAGGCACAACGTCTACTTTTCGACGCATTATCATTATCTTCCCATTATTCACTCTGGCCGTTACTACCAGGCATTTTATGGACCACCAACGAGAAAACCACCAATGTGCTTGCAGTACGGAATCTGGGCATACTCTGCCAGCGGACATCCCAAGTACGATCAGTATGCCGAAGCATTCTATAAGAGGGCACGGCAGTACATAGAAgcggatgagatgagagtgaGTCCACTTTTTCCTCTACTTAGGTGGCCTGTTCTCCTCTAACTCAATATGTCCAGAGCGATGGCGAGCATTTTGTCACAGTAAATCACGCCCAGGCATGGGCTATCATTGCCAGCTATGAGGCTAAAACGATGCTGTTCACGAGAGCATCCATGAGTGCCTCTAGGTATGTTCGACTTGTCCAGATGCTGGGGCTGGATAGGCTTGATAGAGAAGGGGACGACATTCCCCCTACGCTCGGCCCAATTTCCAACTGGACAGAGTTGGAAGAGCGGAGGAGAGTTTTTTGGGGCGCATTTGCAATTGATTCGCATGCAAGCATGGCAACGGGCTGGGCAAACATGATTAAATCTGAAGATGTAAGATCTTATGGACTCGATCGCTTTTGAGGTACAGAATACTGACCTGTTTTAGGTAATGACGCGCCTTCCAGCTTCCGAAGAGGCATTTGTGTCGGGGACTGAAGAGAAAACGGTGTTCTTGGAAGAGGTATTTACGGGAGCGCCTTTCGAGAGCTTTTCTGGAGCCATTGTCATCTGTGAGGTCTTCAAGGTTATCCTGCGACATGTGCACGGGGCGAAACCTTCCGATCACGCCGATGATTTGATAAACGGTTTGTATTGGAAGCGCCATCGCGATCTCGACAATAAGCTATCAAGTCTTTTCATGTTTCTACCCGAGAGATTTCGTCTTCCACAAAGGATTGGGGACCCATCTGCGGTGCATGCAAATTTGAATTTGCATGCTTCCATTATCTGCCTACATCATGCTGCTATTGAGACTGCCGAGAAGTATGGTTTTAATGAGAATATTAAACAGAGCAGTCTATGCAGACTGAGGGCTGCCGCTGAAGAAATCGTCAATATCATCAAAATGACATCGCACCACACCTCATTTTTCGTACGTATTCTCTTTGCCTGATTGACTGTTTAATTTCAAACTAACCGCAGCAAACAGAAAACTCAGCTCTGTGCACTCTCCTTGTATTGTGCTACGACTGTATACGTTTATCTGGCCAAGGATGACCCTGTGGGTGGCGTGACTCCTATCGACGTTTCCAACCTGGAAATTATCATCAACGCAATGGAGGCCATCGGTCGCGTTCACATGGTTACAACTGCCTTTCTACAACAAGCGTGCCTTGATATCGAGCGCAATGGCTTGACGTCAAGTCTCAAACTTCCATCCCTAGCAAAATACCGCGATCTTTTTGGCGGCCCCGCATCCAGCATCCCCCTATTAGCCCGAAGCTCGATTTCGAAGCATACTGAGATGTCGCCGCCGTTGCCTGGAAGGCTACCTCTTGGGATGCCCAAGGGAAACAGGCGACCGACTAATTTAAGAATGAGCAAACCACTTGGCTCTCTAACAGGTGTCATCCCAGACGTACATCACACCACAGACTGCTTCAATGCTATTCTCGGCGCCGTTACCCGAAACGTGGCGCCAAAGCAACCCGCCCCTGTGAGCAATAAGCGGAGGCGTGTAGCCGTAAGCCCGGTGCCAGAGCCGGTTATGACGGCTAACTCTAAGGCATCTGGGACGTCGGCGGCCGGCTACTTCCGCTACAACATCAGTGATCAAGCTTGCGGAACTCTGTGGTCTCAAGGGGAGATGGATATGAATATTCAAGTGGTTGATCCGATTTTTACACTTCCGGACCGTACCACTTCCTCAGAATCATCACCAGCACAACGCGGAGCCGGTACAGAGCCGTTCTCAGGCAGTAGCCATACCTCACCCGGCCTGGGCCTTGGAAATACCCCCGAAGAAAATCGCATAGATCTTCGGCAATTCCAAGGCCGTATCGCAACGCCCATTTGGCAAAGCACGGAAGAAGGGCTTTTTAACCACATTACAGAAACAATTGCTCAATTCTCGGGAGATGGTGATGACCCCTGGGCGATACTCAATGGAGAGAATAATTGGAACGGCGGCACTACAACATCGTGAATGGCGTTTGGGTGCGAGAATTTAACAATCATTACTGGTGCAATACTTTAGAAGCCGATTAGTTACGCGGCTGTGGATAAGGGAacatttctcttttctgtgcATAGCGGTTTGGATAGGGCAGTGTACGATACGATACCCCGGGCGTGAGACAGCACGCTACTCTTGTGAAATAGGTTACTTGGGCGTTCAGGATGGAACAGGATCAAAATGGTTGGTCTCATCACCTCTCTTTCTCGAAACAGGAACATTATATACAGAGATCTACCTATAGAATCTATGATGAAAATGCTATATAAAGCGGCTTTTGAAACGCCAAATTGCTGCGATGACCAGACTGCATGTAGATATAAGAGATTGCTccggctgcagccaatcGGTGACTAGCCAAGATCCTGAATAGGGAATCTGCGGAGTGACTGGGTTACAGCTTGATGGGATAGTTTAATGTCTCCATTAATATGCCGAAAGACTTCCGAGTGTTGCATGTCTCAACGCCAGGGCAGATGCCGAGAGACTATGCTTAAAGAGCGGTCAGGTGACAAAGCGATCTATAACTGAAGGTGTCCCCACATTGAACTCAGGATAGATTCGTTATTTCCGAGTTTATGGGCTGACTTGGGAAACATAAATACGTTTACCAGAGTCTGCATGCAAGGAATTGGCATTAAATTTGttcttatttcctttttttttttggtccttattttttttttctttcaaaatTTCTTCCATCCTCACCCCTGGTCCATTGTTGTTGATTCTCCTGGCACAACAGCAGGACAAGGCGGCAAAGATGGTTTCTTATATGGTCGGCCTATTCGCCATCCTTGTCCTCGTCGCAAATCCAATAAGCCAGTATTTCTTTCCGCAAATCTCTCGCACGAAGAATTCGCTGTCTCCAAGACCACAGCTGAATGAATCGCTGTTGGCAATAGATGGCGCGAATGCGAGTGCGCCGAATTGTCCAGCTGACGCGTACGGGGCGCGGATTTTGAGTCGAGAGCCGTTGGTTGTGTATCTGGAAGGGTTTTTGAATGAGCGCGAGAGGCAGCATTTGCTTGAGATTAGGTAAGTCTCGAATCAAAGATATGGGTTTGCTTTtcactcttctttttaattgAGGCCAAATCAATTGTTTGAATGTGAACTCTGGTGAGCGCTAATGGATAATCTTTACATGCACATAGCGAACCTATTTTTGAGCCGTCAACCATCACTGATGACTCTAGCTCTACGCATCGTGACAATACTATCCGAGACTCCGCTGTTGCTCTTTTGCCACGAACAGATATTGTTCGCTGCATTGAGGCTCGTGCAAAGGCTTTCCAAGGCTGGCGACGAGACTTATGGATTGAACGCCTGCGGACGCAGCGATATGTCGCTGGTGGGCATTATAGCCATCACTTTGACTGGAGCCGCAATGCAGATGGGTGGGGTAGAGTGAGCAGCTTCATGGCCTGGATTGATGCTGCAGATGGATTGCAAGGCGGAGGAACAGAATTCCCACTGTTGGAAACGATTACGGAAGGAAACAGGCCGAAGTGGTGTGAGTTAATCGAATGCGAAGATGAAGGCGCTGCGAATGGTGATGGCCAAAGAGACCAGAAGAagcttggtgatgaagagggagCTGAGGGAAAGGGCACGACATTCAAAGTGGTTCCTGGAAATGCTGTATACTGGGAGAATTTTGCATCTGATGGGAGGGGATATGATGAGACTTGGCATGCTGGTTTGCCCGTGAAGAAAGGAGTCAAAGTCGGATTGAACATTTGGAGTTTTGGACGGAttgagtaaaaaaaaaaaaaaaaaaaaaattcgcaTTTAAATCGCCTATAGACCATCTGATGAAATGATTATACTGTAGAATGAATAGCCCTTGGGTGGCTAAGTTGGCATTAGCCAAGTCTGGGAGTATCAAGAtgtaagaaaataaagcaaaTCCGGCCAAGGCTTATGTGGTGTCGCTGCTTATTTCCATACTCTTTCACATTGGCCCACCCATCGGCCCCAGCCCAAGACCTTGCCGTCAATTTCCTTCGCGAGCTGTTCTCGAGTGGGCTTTGAGGCCGCGAGTGTCTCGTCCAACGGTTCACTTAGAGCGATGATGTCAAAGAAATCTGCCAAAATTCAGTTATTAGCGGACTCTGTTTCGTTCTTGTAACGAGAGTAATTAATGCGAGGGAATAGCGAGGCACTCACATCTATGGATGCCATGGTTGAGGAGAGGCCGAGGGGGGATCCAGACCCCGTCGACGCCATAGTAAAAGCCGCCTTTTAGTCGTGTAGACTTTTCACCTTCTGGCTTGAAGTCACTGTTTATAACAGAGAGCTTGTCTTTGGAAATTCCGAGATACATGCTGTTGTAAGTGATAAGAGTAATTGTCAGTTGCTGCATCTACCTCACATGTTTTACCCGTAAAATACCACCCTCGTTTTCGACTTACCCGTGACAAATGGGATTTGGCAGCGGCGCATCGACATCTTCACATATTAACAGCCACTGCTTCACGCCCGGCACTGAATCCCACTCCAACCCGGGTAAAcgtccatctcctccagccATGTACTCTGGTGATAGCGTTGCGGGACTTGCGCCGCAGTCGGGAGATGTGATTTGGATGGTGGGCTCTGGGTATGAGGCGAACGGGGGGCCCTTTGTGAACGTTTTGGCGTCGCGGCCTCTGGCGTTGGCGAAGAGCCAGCTTGCCGTGACTTCGACGTATTTAagcatttttaatttttGAATGATTGCCTCTAAAATAGAAAGTCTGTGAGAAAAGCAGTACGGATGGTGAAAAGGTGTAAGTTGCCTGAGGGGGTGGAGGAGGATTGATTTGGTTGTAAATGGCGGAGGCGCTGCTTATTGATTAAAATGACATACTCAtgatttaataaaataaagaaccAGTTCGGAGATAACAAGGCCTTTTAATTTCTTGGTTTTTTGAGTAAGGGATCATAGATTTGTTTACGTGCCGACTGCATCCTGCATTTGCTGCGAATCCTGCATTTATTAGTGACGGTTGTCGCAAGTAAGCAGGGATTCGGTGCCGAAGCGGCGAACATGGATTTTGGCCGACATTCGCCAAACATGATCCACACTTTTCTCATGATGCCGAGCTTCGGCTGAGCTACGGCTTGCATTTTGACAGGAGAGCATGGGAATAAAGTTGGACTTGTATATCTTGTAGGGGTGCATGGGCGGATAAGCATATCTGCGGTGTGGGACTTTTCAGCGAATGGCTAATTATATGCAGTGGTGCTAGATGCTGCCCTTTGACTGCGGCTACGATTAAATTTACATGCAGGCTTTAGGCATAGTACTACCACGAAGGATACGATTTAATGAAGATGCTTACCAAAAGAGCTCTcttattaattaactatgtatatatatgtgagGTGACATGGAATATAAGAGCTATTCCATTATGTCATGAATTCGTTCATCAGTGTCTGTGATCACCGAATAGACATCTTTCTCTAAACAAGTACAAGGTCACTTTTGCATAACTCTGCAATACGATACCATTAGGTATTGAAGACTATCACATATATTGAACTTATGGCAAACAGATGGCTGCTAAATATTATGTTGTTTTCATGAAGAGATTGTTCATAATACTGGAAATACTGGATAGTTCATAGCGCATATCGTAGTAAAAGGTCTTCGAATGTCCCAAATAGCAATACATTGGTGTATTGGAATATATGAATCGTCTGTTACATATAGAGATGCAAGCTTTTCTTCGTTAAACGAATGCTAAACATAACAAGGAATCGTGTCATATAATGCTGACTTTCAGTTGGCTTCGGCGCGCAGTGGCGTAATAGGGCTTGTTTTGTTAAACATGACATCGGGGTCATATTTGTGTTTCAATATAGCCAGTCGTTGTTGATTGCCACCAAATGGCTTATCAGTAATAAGATCGCCAGCTACATCAATTAGCCATGTTGAGAGATTTAACGAGTCGGTAACACTTACGTTCAACATAGTTGGCATATTCCAACGAGGTCTTGGTATCCCCAGAAAACTCCTTGCTGTCGATAACAGCTTGTCGGCACTTGGCCTGAATCATTCGACCCCAGGCTCTGTTTTCCTCATCCATCAGAGGATCAGTCCATTCCAAGCCGACAATACCGGGTCTATAAGACCCTCGGTTAGAAAACGCCATCGCTTCCAAAGGTACGCTTTGCATTTTGGTTGTGTCATGAATCTCTATGCCCAAAAACGACGCGGACATGTCGGGATTTTTCTCTACTTGCTGTGCATAGTCGTTGTAGAGTTCCTGAACGAACGCGACATCGATGTGGTCCGTAACCGTGACTGCTTTCAAAGCTTTGCGGCGACCATGCGTAGCCATCGGATTCAATAGCGTATTAAGATGGTTATAGGGCATCATCTTTGCGGTGATGGCGACAGGCTGTAAATCGAAGAGAAATTTGAAATATTCCCGTGCCGCAGCTTCATCGCCGTTATAGAATACATTGACCACAACCACCGCAACAGGCATGCCAGGGGGCTTTGCAAAGATGAGGATGCCCGCACCTTTGGGATCTGAATTCTTCATCCTGGTATTAAATCCTTCCACGAGAGGGACTAGCTTATCAGGAGTAAACACCACGCCACCGGCGTAAATTTCATTTGGTTGGTCATATCCTCGAAGGGTGAATTCAACTGCGACACCAAAGTTGTGGCCTGCTCCGCGTATCGCCCAGAATAGATCGGCATTCTCATTTTCTGAGACAGAAAGGATGCGTCCGTCAGCAACGACAACTTTAGCTGCGACG contains the following coding sequences:
- a CDS encoding uncharacterized protein (EggNog:ENOG41), which encodes MSTDAVTQADASAASMQGTEPLACVSCRARKLKCDRTKPACTRCVKVNNECVYPESRRKPTFKRRNVKELEARLAQVEEYLKEVNRGGHDDGAIILDEPDITLGDLPFPADNISQDANTSSTASDPNLSFDIPHLAGQEDGTGTFMNGQLMGLGMSETLPPFEVIEELHNVYFSTHYHYLPIIHSGRYYQAFYGPPTRKPPMCLQYGIWAYSASGHPKYDQYAEAFYKRARQYIEADEMRSDGEHFVTVNHAQAWAIIASYEAKTMLFTRASMSASRYVRLVQMLGLDRLDREGDDIPPTLGPISNWTELEERRRVFWGAFAIDSHASMATGWANMIKSEDVMTRLPASEEAFVSGTEEKTVFLEEVFTGAPFESFSGAIVICEVFKVILRHVHGAKPSDHADDLINGLYWKRHRDLDNKLSSLFMFLPERFRLPQRIGDPSAVHANLNLHASIICLHHAAIETAEKYGFNENIKQSSLCRLRAAAEEIVNIIKMTSHHTSFFKTQLCALSLYCATTVYVYLAKDDPVGGVTPIDVSNLEIIINAMEAIGRVHMVTTAFLQQACLDIERNGLTSSLKLPSLAKYRDLFGGPASSIPLLARSSISKHTEMSPPLPGRLPLGMPKGNRRPTNLRMSKPLGSLTGVIPDVHHTTDCFNAILGAVTRNVAPKQPAPVSNKRRRVAVSPVPEPVMTANSKASGTSAAGYFRYNISDQACGTLWSQGEMDMNIQVVDPIFTLPDRTTSSESSPAQRGAGTEPFSGSSHTSPGLGLGNTPEENRIDLRQFQGRIATPIWQSTEEGLFNHITETIAQFSGDGDDPWAILNGENNWNGGTTTS
- a CDS encoding uncharacterized protein (EggNog:ENOG41~CAZy:AA7), with amino-acid sequence MRQPITAQQIKELAVQLDPSTRLLTAADGDEYERLIARWADNAVKRAGAVSVPVSYEEVSKLVKFASDNKLDLAVRGGGHSTGGTSSTEGGLTIDLSGMRAVKVDKDSKLIVAQGGALWEDVDNAAIEKGLATVGGTVNHTGIGGLTLGGGMGWLSGLYGTVVDNLVAAKVVVADGRILSVSENENADLFWAIRGAGHNFGVAVEFTLRGYDQPNEIYAGGVVFTPDKLVPLVEGFNTRMKNSDPKGAGILIFAKPPGMPVAVVVVNVFYNGDEAAAREYFKFLFDLQPVAITAKMMPYNHLNTLLNPMATHGRRKALKAVTVTDHIDVAFVQELYNDYAQQVEKNPDMSASFLGIEIHDTTKMQSVPLEAMAFSNRGSYRPGIVGLEWTDPLMDEENRAWGRMIQAKCRQAVIDSKEFSGDTKTSLEYANYVEPGDLITDKPFGGNQQRLAILKHKYDPDVMFNKTSPITPLRAEAN
- a CDS encoding uncharacterized protein (EggNog:ENOG41~SECRETED:SignalP(1-21)), giving the protein MVSYMVGLFAILVLVANPISQYFFPQISRTKNSLSPRPQLNESLLAIDGANASAPNCPADAYGARILSREPLVVYLEGFLNERERQHLLEISEPIFEPSTITDDSSSTHRDNTIRDSAVALLPRTDIVRCIEARAKAFQGWRRDLWIERLRTQRYVAGGHYSHHFDWSRNADGWGRVSSFMAWIDAADGLQGGGTEFPLLETITEGNRPKWCELIECEDEGAANGDGQRDQKKLGDEEGAEGKGTTFKVVPGNAVYWENFASDGRGYDETWHAGLPVKKGVKTI